The Pseudomonas hefeiensis genomic sequence CTGTTGATTAGGGCGAAGAATACGCCCGCCTCCACACCCCAGACGGTGTGGGTTAGTTTCATATAAAAGAAGCACCGCAGGACTATGACTGGTCCCCTGCGGAGCTTCCTGGTCACCCGGCGATATCGCGAATGGCGATCTCGCTCATGATGCGTTGCAACACCTGATCGATGGACAACTCCGTGGAATCCAGCTGTATCGCGTCAGCCGCCGGCTTGAGCGGGGCTACTGCGCGCTGGGTATCACGCTCGTCGCGTGCACGGATCTCATCTAGCAGACTCGACAGACTAACATCCTCACCTTTGCCCTTCAACTGCAAATATCGCCGGCGAGCCCTCTCCTCGGCGCTGGCGGTGAGAAAAATCTTCAGCGGGGCATCGGGAAACACCACGGTACCCATGTCGCGCCCATCGGCGACCAATCCTGGCGGCTCCTGAAAGGCGCGCTGGCGCTGCAGCAACGCCTCGCGCACCGCCGGCAGCGCGGCGACCTGGGAAGCCCCGGCACCCACGCTTTCGGTACGAATGACATTGCTGACTTCGTCACCCTCCAGAATGATGCGCTGCAGCTGACCGTCGGTCGCCGCGATGAACTGCACGTCCAGATGCGCAGCCAGAGCCTTGAGCAACTCTTCGTTGGTCAGATCGACGCCATGATTGGCGGCGGCGAACGCCAACAGGCGATATAAGGCACCCGAATCGAGCAGGTTCCAGCCCAATTGCTTGGCCAGTATTCCGGCGATGGTGCCCTTGCCTGAACCGCTTGGGCCATCGATGGTGATGACCGGTGCCTTGATGTTCACGACTGTGCCTCTTGTGCTACTCGAATACCGACCTGGGCACACAGCGCCAGGAAGTTCGGGAACGACGTCGCGACGTTGGCGCAATCATGGATGCGGATCGGCGCACTGGCGCGCAAAGACGCAACACTGAAGGCCATGGCGATACGGTGATCACCGTGACCATGGACTTCGCCGCCGCCGATCTGGCCGCCGTCGATGATGATGCCGTCCGGCGTCGGCTGGCATTTCACGCCCAACGCGATCAGGCCGTCAGCCATCACCTGGATACGATCCGATTCCTTGACCCGAAGCTCTTCGGCGCCGGTCAGCACGGTGCGCCCTTCAGCACAGGCCGCCGCCACGAACAGCACCGGGAATTCGTCGATGGCCAGCGGCACCAGCGCTTCGGGAATCTCGATACCCTTGAGTTTAGCTGCTCGTACGCGCAGGTCTGCAACTGGCTCGCCGCCCACTTCACGCTGGTTTTCCAGGGTGATGTCAGCGCCCATCAGCCGCAGGATGTCGATCACGCCGGTACGGGTCGGGTTGATGCCCACATGCTCGAGCACCAGATCAGAGCCTTCGGCAATCGACGCGGCCACCAGGAAAAACGCCGAGGACGAGATATCGCCCGGCACTTCAATGTGGGTCGCAGTCAATTTGCTGCCGGACTCTACCGAGGCTGTGGCACCGTTGACCGTGACCGGGTAGCCGAAGCCGCGCAGCATGCGCTCGGTGTGGTCGCGGGTCGGGGCCGGCTCGGTGACAGTGGTCTTGCCTTCGGCATAGAGCCCAGCCAACAGCAGGCAGGATTTCACCTGGGCGCTGGCCATCGGCATGGTGTAGGTCAGGCCCTTGAGCTTGTTGCCACCGCGAATGGTCATTGGCGGACGACCTTCGGCCGCCGTCTCGATCACCGCGCCCATTTCCCGCAGGGGATTGGCCACGCGATTCATCGGCCGCTTGGACAGCGAAGCGTCACCGGTCAGGGTGCTGTCGAAGTCCTGAGCGGCCAGCAGGCCGGACAGCAGGCGCATCGATGTACCGGAATTGCCCAGATAGATCGGGCCCGGGGCCGGCTTGAGGCCGTGCAGGCCAACACCATGGATGGTCACGCGACCGTGGTGCGGGCCTTCGATGACCACACCCATGTCGCGGAACGCTTGCAGCGTCGCCAGGGCGTCTTCACCTTCGAGAAAGCCTTCTACTTCGGTCACGCCTTCGGCCAGGGAGCCGAGCATGATCGAACGGTGGGAAATCGATTTATCGCCCGGTACACGAATACGCCCACTCAGGGAGCCACCAGGTTGTGCCAGGAAAATCAGATCATTGGAGTTCATAGCGTCCACATAGGCCCGACGGGCCAGGATTTTACTGAAATGCTCGCGGGCCACCCTGGCGCGCGTGAAAACGCCCAGCAATTGGTGCCCGTCCCCTGCATCGACCGCGTCGCGCAAGGCGTCGAGGTCGCTGCGAAATGTATCGAGTGTGCGCAGGACAGCTTCGCGGTTGGCGAGGAAGATGTCGTGCCACATGACCGGGTCGCTACCAGCGATTCTCGTGAAATCGCGGAAACCGCCGGCAGCGTAACGGAAGATCTCGAGATTTTCATTGCGTTTGGCCAATGAATCCACCAGGCCGAACGCCAGCAGGTGCGGCAAATGGCTGGTGGCAGCCAATACTTCATCGTGACGCTCGACCTGCATGTGCTCGACGTCCGCCCCCAGCTCGCGCCACAGGCGATCCACCACCGCCAGCGCAGCCGGATCGGTCTGGTCCAATGGCGTCAGTATTACTTTGTGGCGACGAAACAGCTCTGCGTTGGAGGCTTCCACCCCGCTCTGCTCGGAACCGGCAATCGGATGACCGGGCACAAAGCGCGCCGGCATCCCGCCGAAAGCGTCGGTGGCCGCCCGCACGACATTGCCCTTGGCACTGCCGACATCCGTGAGAATCGCTTGCCCCAGGTCCATGCTCGCCAGGCGCGCCAGCAGTTTCTCCATGGCCAGGATCGGCACGGCCAACTGGATAACGTCCGCGCCCTGGCAAGCGATCGCCAGGTCGTCCTCGCAGCGATCGACCACCCCCAGCTCCACCGCCAGCTTGCGCGACTGCGGATCCAGGTCGACACCCACCACTTCACGACACAGACCGCTTTCGCGCAGGCCTTTGGCGAACGAGCCGCCGATCAACCCCAGACCGACCACCACCAGGCGACCGATCATAGGTGCAGCAGGTTGCAGTGAAGTGACATCAACCACGAGCCAGAACCTTGCTCAACGCCTCAAGGAAGCGGCTGTTTTCCGCTGGCAGGCCAATGGTGACGCGCAAATGGTTCGGCATGCCGTAGTTGGCCACCGGACGCACGATCACACCCTCACGCAACAGGCCCTGGAACACCGGAGCTGCGACACGGCCGAGGTCGACGCAGATGAAGTTGCCTTTCGATGGAATCCAGCGCAGGCCCAGCTCACGGAACCCGGCTTCCAACTGCTGCATGCCCGCCTCGTTCAGAC encodes the following:
- the cmk gene encoding (d)CMP kinase: MNIKAPVITIDGPSGSGKGTIAGILAKQLGWNLLDSGALYRLLAFAAANHGVDLTNEELLKALAAHLDVQFIAATDGQLQRIILEGDEVSNVIRTESVGAGASQVAALPAVREALLQRQRAFQEPPGLVADGRDMGTVVFPDAPLKIFLTASAEERARRRYLQLKGKGEDVSLSSLLDEIRARDERDTQRAVAPLKPAADAIQLDSTELSIDQVLQRIMSEIAIRDIAG
- a CDS encoding bifunctional prephenate dehydrogenase/3-phosphoshikimate 1-carboxyvinyltransferase, whose protein sequence is MIGRLVVVGLGLIGGSFAKGLRESGLCREVVGVDLDPQSRKLAVELGVVDRCEDDLAIACQGADVIQLAVPILAMEKLLARLASMDLGQAILTDVGSAKGNVVRAATDAFGGMPARFVPGHPIAGSEQSGVEASNAELFRRHKVILTPLDQTDPAALAVVDRLWRELGADVEHMQVERHDEVLAATSHLPHLLAFGLVDSLAKRNENLEIFRYAAGGFRDFTRIAGSDPVMWHDIFLANREAVLRTLDTFRSDLDALRDAVDAGDGHQLLGVFTRARVAREHFSKILARRAYVDAMNSNDLIFLAQPGGSLSGRIRVPGDKSISHRSIMLGSLAEGVTEVEGFLEGEDALATLQAFRDMGVVIEGPHHGRVTIHGVGLHGLKPAPGPIYLGNSGTSMRLLSGLLAAQDFDSTLTGDASLSKRPMNRVANPLREMGAVIETAAEGRPPMTIRGGNKLKGLTYTMPMASAQVKSCLLLAGLYAEGKTTVTEPAPTRDHTERMLRGFGYPVTVNGATASVESGSKLTATHIEVPGDISSSAFFLVAASIAEGSDLVLEHVGINPTRTGVIDILRLMGADITLENQREVGGEPVADLRVRAAKLKGIEIPEALVPLAIDEFPVLFVAAACAEGRTVLTGAEELRVKESDRIQVMADGLIALGVKCQPTPDGIIIDGGQIGGGEVHGHGDHRIAMAFSVASLRASAPIRIHDCANVATSFPNFLALCAQVGIRVAQEAQS